In Anaerobacillus isosaccharinicus, one genomic interval encodes:
- a CDS encoding sensor histidine kinase has translation MFRTFQSRLVFFFLLVSLSGIILVSLAIKYSFFGSFNDYLETKRSEQVEGVIERLELEYRTGGVLTGETMMPIFHHYAMVDNLFFKLYDDNDIPIIDTTRHLHMGNSHMMDLPSIEELESNQFLLMSDGKKIGVLDVYFPREYENIDSQFLEQFNKYIIVVALSMIFISIIVSFLFSKKLTHGLRQVSNATRELQKNNLEIRIPDEKHVEEINQLAKSFNELALSLSNQEKLRKQFTNDLAHELRTPLATLRSQIEAFIDGVWEPTPERLQQGHGELMRLVRLVDDLEQLLAAENPQIQLRLSEINGKDALESLRASFLPLFKEKKIKLLIEEPRSNFYFQADRDRFFQIMINLLNNALKYTNEGGIVTVTSKLENEDVCFIIEDNGQGISEEDLPHVFERFYRGEKSRNRKTGGVGIGLSIVKALVDAHKGRITIDSEQTIGTIVKVTFHKTNE, from the coding sequence ATGTTTCGAACATTTCAATCTAGACTGGTGTTCTTTTTTCTCCTCGTTTCGTTAAGTGGAATTATTTTGGTCAGTTTAGCGATCAAGTACAGTTTTTTTGGTAGCTTTAATGATTATCTGGAAACGAAACGTAGTGAACAAGTTGAAGGGGTAATTGAGAGATTAGAACTGGAATACAGAACTGGCGGAGTTTTAACAGGCGAGACAATGATGCCTATTTTTCATCATTATGCGATGGTCGATAACCTCTTTTTTAAACTTTATGATGATAATGATATTCCTATTATTGATACAACAAGGCATCTACACATGGGTAACTCACATATGATGGATCTACCTAGTATAGAGGAACTTGAGAGTAACCAGTTTCTGCTAATGAGTGATGGAAAAAAAATAGGCGTATTAGATGTCTATTTCCCTAGAGAATATGAAAATATCGATTCTCAATTTTTAGAACAGTTTAATAAATACATTATTGTTGTAGCGTTATCTATGATTTTTATTTCAATTATTGTCAGTTTTCTCTTTTCTAAGAAGCTAACCCATGGATTACGCCAAGTTTCCAATGCCACTCGGGAGCTTCAGAAAAATAATTTGGAAATTAGAATTCCTGATGAAAAACATGTGGAGGAAATTAATCAACTAGCAAAGTCGTTTAATGAATTAGCTTTATCTTTAAGTAATCAAGAGAAATTACGGAAACAATTTACAAATGATTTGGCACATGAATTGCGAACGCCACTTGCGACCCTTAGAAGTCAAATTGAAGCTTTTATAGACGGAGTTTGGGAGCCAACACCAGAACGATTGCAACAAGGCCACGGAGAGTTAATGCGCTTAGTTCGCTTGGTAGATGATCTTGAACAACTCTTGGCAGCTGAAAACCCACAAATTCAATTACGTTTATCAGAAATAAATGGGAAAGATGCCTTGGAATCATTACGAGCCTCTTTCCTGCCATTATTTAAAGAGAAAAAAATCAAACTCCTCATCGAGGAACCTAGGTCGAATTTCTATTTCCAAGCCGACCGTGACAGATTTTTTCAAATTATGATTAACCTTTTAAACAATGCTTTAAAATACACAAATGAAGGTGGCATAGTAACAGTAACTTCTAAACTGGAAAATGAAGATGTTTGCTTTATCATTGAAGATAATGGTCAAGGTATTTCAGAAGAAGATTTACCACATGTTTTTGAACGTTTTTATCGTGGAGAGAAATCAAGAAATAGAAAGACTGGTGGAGTTGGAATTGGGCTTTCCATCGTAAAAGCACTTGTGGATGCCCATAAAGGTAGAATTACGATTGACAGTGAACAAACAATTGGAACAATAGTAAAAGTTACGTTTCATAAAACTAACGAATAA
- a CDS encoding response regulator transcription factor produces the protein MIKILVVDDEPMIIDVIKAYLERAGYLVYTAVNGSEALRIFNDVNPDFLILDLMLPDFSGEEICKRVRETSDVPIMMLTAKTAEEDRINGIIIGADDYLTKPFSPREVVVRVEAILRRTKQGSSRDLLSFNDKDITVDFLKKEVRVKGNAINLTPNEFKLLVALAEHPGRVYSRLDLLEKMQNESYEGYERSIDVHIKNLRKKIESNSKNPEYIITVFGMGYKFGGKLDVSNISI, from the coding sequence ATGATTAAAATTCTTGTTGTTGACGATGAACCAATGATTATCGATGTAATAAAAGCCTATCTAGAGCGTGCTGGCTATCTTGTCTATACAGCTGTAAATGGATCCGAAGCATTGAGAATCTTCAATGACGTAAACCCGGATTTCCTTATTCTTGATTTAATGCTACCAGATTTTTCAGGTGAAGAAATCTGTAAACGGGTCAGGGAAACGAGTGATGTACCAATTATGATGCTTACTGCTAAAACAGCAGAAGAGGATAGAATTAACGGGATCATTATTGGTGCAGATGATTATTTAACAAAACCTTTTAGCCCACGTGAAGTCGTTGTGCGTGTTGAGGCAATACTACGTAGAACGAAGCAAGGAAGCAGCAGGGATCTATTGTCATTTAACGATAAAGATATAACCGTAGATTTTTTGAAAAAAGAAGTGCGGGTGAAGGGTAATGCAATCAACTTAACACCAAATGAATTCAAATTATTGGTGGCGCTGGCAGAACACCCAGGAAGGGTATATAGCCGTCTTGATCTTCTTGAAAAAATGCAAAACGAAAGCTATGAAGGATACGAACGAAGTATAGATGTCCACATTAAGAATTTGCGGAAAAAAATTGAAAGTAATTCAAAAAATCCAGAATATATCATAACTGTATTCGGAATGGGCTACAAATTTGGAGGGAAACTAGATGTTTCGAACATTTCAATCTAG
- a CDS encoding nitrite reductase, translated as MTEKKLIPLAINGGIGFGAKLTPKQLIALGTYLDEDTEIELTTFQQLIIQVSEEKVETAKDELEAVGFSVYKVGPYVKSLRTCNFCQGADEEGMPVAIELNKRIAGQEVPFTLRPAYTGCPNACGEPLINDIGVIKRLEHYELYVGGQAKGEDARAAVLLKDKLEPDQLYDLVDAVLEVYRKNGRKRERLAKFIDRYGFENLKKEVRIS; from the coding sequence ATGACCGAAAAAAAATTAATTCCGTTAGCTATAAATGGTGGTATTGGCTTTGGGGCAAAGTTAACTCCAAAGCAACTAATTGCGTTAGGTACTTATTTAGATGAAGATACAGAAATTGAATTAACAACATTTCAACAGCTAATTATTCAAGTTTCGGAAGAGAAAGTTGAAACAGCAAAAGACGAATTAGAAGCAGTAGGGTTTTCCGTATATAAAGTTGGTCCATATGTAAAAAGCTTACGCACATGTAACTTTTGCCAAGGTGCAGATGAAGAAGGGATGCCTGTCGCGATTGAGTTAAATAAGCGAATTGCAGGTCAGGAAGTGCCATTTACCTTACGTCCTGCTTATACAGGTTGCCCAAATGCTTGTGGTGAGCCGCTTATTAACGATATCGGTGTCATAAAGCGTTTGGAACACTATGAATTGTATGTTGGTGGTCAAGCAAAGGGAGAAGATGCCCGCGCTGCAGTGTTACTCAAGGACAAATTAGAACCAGACCAATTATATGATTTAGTTGATGCCGTTTTAGAGGTATATCGAAAAAACGGGAGAAAACGAGAAAGATTGGCTAAATTTATCGATCGCTATGGCTTTGAAAATCTAAAAAAAGAAGTAAGAATATCATAA
- a CDS encoding response regulator transcription factor, with the protein MGVKVLIVDDELEMRNLLTVCLMPCGYQIDEAKTGFDAMEKVMDKKYDLIILDVMMPTVDGFEVLTSVRQMIDKDVPIIMLTALGDSDRIVEGLQLGADDYIVKPFEPKELIARSQSLMRRAQRVEEDESTAFCLHDLLFEEEKMKVSYLGQTVLLTKKEYKLLLRLVKNPGRVYSREQLVQLEWDDYDMGDARMIDTHIKNVREKLKMVGLKKQIIETVWGIGYKMNEDVSP; encoded by the coding sequence ATGGGTGTTAAGGTTTTAATTGTTGATGATGAGCTAGAGATGAGAAATCTGTTAACTGTTTGTCTTATGCCTTGTGGATACCAAATTGATGAAGCAAAAACGGGTTTTGATGCGATGGAGAAAGTCATGGATAAGAAGTACGACTTAATTATATTAGATGTTATGATGCCAACGGTAGATGGCTTCGAAGTTTTAACGAGTGTTCGCCAAATGATTGATAAAGATGTTCCTATTATCATGTTAACTGCCTTAGGTGATTCAGATCGTATTGTTGAAGGCTTGCAGCTAGGTGCTGACGATTATATTGTAAAGCCTTTTGAACCTAAAGAGTTAATCGCAAGAAGTCAATCATTGATGAGAAGGGCTCAGAGAGTTGAAGAAGATGAAAGTACTGCCTTTTGTCTCCATGATTTACTATTTGAAGAAGAAAAAATGAAAGTATCATACTTGGGACAGACGGTACTTTTGACAAAGAAGGAATATAAATTGTTACTTAGACTAGTTAAAAATCCTGGTAGAGTATACAGTAGAGAACAACTCGTTCAACTTGAATGGGATGACTATGATATGGGAGATGCACGAATGATTGACACTCATATTAAAAATGTAAGAGAAAAGTTAAAAATGGTTGGGCTTAAGAAGCAAATCATTGAAACAGTTTGGGGAATTGGCTACAAAATGAATGAAGATGTTTCGCCTTAG
- a CDS encoding heavy metal translocating P-type ATPase — MNIETKEYIVNGMSCASCVNRVEKAVRKVNGVESVSVNLATNQAQVKYDPTEVADEQIVAAINKLGFEARLKEDKSNKKFLYSIKGMTCASCVNRVEKVISKVEGVESVTVNLASHQAQVQVSNKNFQSQTVIEAVTKLGYESALLDELSEESTENDQEKESQKLKKDFILSAIVSSIVLVGSIPHMMEGWGSWVPEYLSNPYMLLLLTTYVQLVPGWRFYRNSYKILKNKSADMNVLVAMGTTSAWVYSGAMTLFPETLSQMGFPYQLYYDVTTVITTLILLGRYFEAKAKGKTSTAIKKLMNLQAKTAKVIRNGDELELPIEDVLVGDEIIVRPGERIPVDGVIIKGKSSVDESMLTGESLPVEKVINDEVIGATINKSGSFTFRATKVGKETALAQIIRMVNEAQGSKAPIQRIVDVISAYFVPAVLIMATLSAIVWYIIGPEPALIFSLTTFIAVLIIACPCALGLATPTAIMVGTEKGAENGVLIKDAASLEKAHKTTTVVLDKTGTITEGKPKVTDIYLTSTVSEEDLLAITASVETASEHPLGEAIVQEARERKLPLIEPEDFQAIVGHGIEATVQGKMVYVGNLKLMKEKAIDIGKATEFAEKLAGQGKTPMYVAIAGSCAGVVAVADPIKKDSVKAIAEMKKMGLEVVMITGDHYKTAEAIAKETGVDRFIAEVLPEDKAKEVKLLQEEGKVVAMVGDGINDAPALAQADVGIAIGTGTDIAMETANITLMRGDIMSVVTALKLSKATMRMIWQNLGWAFGYNIVLIPVAAGMLYPVFGILLNPMLAGAAMAFSSVSVVLNTLRLRKFKSI, encoded by the coding sequence ATGAACATAGAAACGAAAGAGTATATCGTCAATGGAATGTCTTGTGCATCTTGTGTTAATCGTGTAGAAAAAGCTGTTCGAAAAGTAAACGGAGTAGAGTCAGTTAGTGTTAATTTAGCTACAAACCAGGCACAAGTAAAATATGATCCAACAGAAGTAGCAGATGAGCAAATCGTAGCAGCGATAAATAAATTAGGTTTTGAGGCAAGGCTAAAGGAAGATAAATCTAATAAAAAGTTTCTTTATTCAATCAAGGGGATGACATGTGCATCTTGTGTGAACCGAGTAGAGAAGGTGATATCCAAGGTTGAAGGGGTAGAGAGTGTTACAGTAAACTTAGCGTCACATCAAGCACAGGTTCAAGTATCAAACAAGAACTTTCAATCTCAAACAGTTATAGAAGCTGTAACAAAGCTTGGGTATGAATCTGCCCTACTAGACGAGTTAAGCGAAGAAAGTACTGAAAATGATCAGGAAAAGGAATCTCAAAAGCTAAAGAAGGATTTTATTTTAAGTGCTATCGTTTCTAGTATCGTTTTAGTAGGTAGTATTCCGCATATGATGGAAGGGTGGGGTTCATGGGTTCCGGAATACTTATCTAATCCTTATATGTTGTTACTGTTAACTACGTATGTTCAACTTGTTCCAGGCTGGAGATTTTATCGAAATAGCTACAAAATCTTAAAGAATAAATCAGCTGATATGAATGTCCTTGTTGCCATGGGTACAACATCAGCTTGGGTATATAGTGGTGCAATGACCTTGTTTCCAGAGACATTATCACAAATGGGCTTTCCATATCAACTATACTATGATGTTACAACAGTGATCACAACGTTGATTTTACTAGGACGTTATTTTGAAGCAAAAGCAAAAGGAAAAACTTCTACTGCGATCAAAAAGCTGATGAATTTACAAGCAAAGACTGCCAAAGTAATTAGAAATGGTGATGAGTTAGAACTTCCAATTGAAGATGTGCTTGTAGGTGATGAAATTATTGTTAGGCCTGGAGAAAGAATTCCAGTAGATGGGGTTATCATAAAAGGAAAATCATCAGTTGATGAATCAATGCTCACAGGTGAGTCTTTACCGGTCGAGAAGGTAATTAATGATGAAGTAATCGGTGCAACAATTAATAAATCTGGATCGTTTACTTTCCGGGCAACTAAAGTAGGTAAAGAAACAGCGCTTGCCCAGATTATTCGAATGGTAAATGAAGCGCAAGGATCAAAGGCACCTATTCAGCGAATTGTTGATGTAATTTCAGCTTACTTCGTTCCAGCTGTTTTAATCATGGCAACATTGTCAGCAATTGTTTGGTACATCATTGGCCCTGAACCAGCACTAATCTTTTCACTAACGACATTTATTGCAGTTTTAATCATCGCATGTCCTTGTGCCTTAGGGTTGGCCACGCCTACTGCAATTATGGTGGGAACTGAAAAAGGTGCGGAAAATGGAGTGTTAATTAAAGATGCAGCAAGTTTAGAAAAAGCTCATAAAACGACTACGGTTGTGTTAGATAAAACAGGAACAATTACTGAAGGAAAACCCAAGGTAACAGACATCTATTTGACCTCTACGGTTTCAGAGGAAGACTTATTAGCCATTACTGCTTCTGTAGAAACTGCATCTGAGCATCCATTAGGAGAGGCGATCGTTCAAGAAGCAAGGGAAAGAAAATTACCATTAATAGAACCTGAAGATTTCCAAGCGATTGTAGGACACGGAATCGAAGCGACCGTTCAAGGGAAAATGGTGTACGTTGGTAACCTAAAGCTAATGAAAGAAAAAGCGATAGACATTGGGAAAGCTACGGAGTTTGCCGAGAAGTTAGCGGGTCAAGGGAAAACACCAATGTATGTGGCAATTGCAGGCAGTTGTGCTGGCGTTGTTGCAGTTGCGGACCCTATAAAGAAAGATTCTGTAAAGGCAATTGCGGAAATGAAAAAGATGGGCTTAGAAGTAGTTATGATTACAGGAGATCACTATAAAACTGCCGAAGCAATTGCAAAGGAAACCGGCGTAGATCGTTTTATCGCTGAAGTATTACCTGAAGATAAAGCTAAAGAAGTAAAGCTCCTTCAAGAAGAAGGTAAGGTTGTTGCGATGGTTGGAGATGGTATTAACGATGCACCAGCATTAGCCCAAGCAGATGTAGGCATTGCTATTGGTACAGGAACAGATATAGCGATGGAAACAGCAAATATCACGTTAATGCGTGGTGATATTATGAGTGTTGTTACAGCACTTAAATTATCAAAAGCAACGATGAGAATGATTTGGCAAAATCTTGGTTGGGCTTTCGGTTATAATATTGTCTTAATACCTGTTGCAGCAGGGATGCTCTACCCAGTCTTTGGAATATTGCTTAATCCGATGTTAGCGGGAGCGGCAATGGCATTTAGTTCTGTTTCTGTTGTACTTAATACGTTAAGATTAAGAAAGTTCAAGTCTATTTAA
- a CDS encoding methyl-accepting chemotaxis protein, with protein MISNAKLSTKIFILVLVGAFFISVVGGIGYHYLNKMNEELHIIYTEGVLPIKQLYGLVEEVEGDLHAHSTMTPTHEYGKAHEIPENLNEEIIESLLRADIIHQENISHVAQAKKIMLLVIVLGIVSSLIIGRKLSMFIINPLLKIVDVTNQIAKGNLNVNFAKVSTKDEVGQLSDSVSKMVNSLKLLLSQSTNSSKHVLQSSDHLSTNINQVVRFSKEIAMSIQEVATETDVLIKGNEKSLEDMKYMANGIKEVENYSKTMKEVSENAINEALNGDRLIKKAKKQMLLISEVVNTSSEEVQGLSMKTEEIGKITEAIVQLSSQTNLLALNASIEAARAGEAGKGFSVVASEVRKLAEQTDIYAKHITKIASQIQASSLQSRKAMEQVTTEVIRGSAIIDKGSEGFNAIYKKTQDVSNQINSVSKHLELMYQTSTKLFSSLTFVDSITRDSCSKFQEVASSTEDQMGSLNEVLKFADSLKEMAIELDKEINQFNLL; from the coding sequence GTGATTTCTAATGCTAAGCTGTCAACAAAAATTTTTATACTAGTATTAGTAGGAGCCTTCTTTATTAGTGTGGTAGGAGGAATAGGCTATCATTATTTAAATAAAATGAACGAAGAATTACATATTATTTATACAGAGGGTGTATTACCAATCAAGCAGCTTTATGGACTTGTAGAAGAAGTTGAAGGAGACCTTCATGCACATAGTACAATGACTCCAACACATGAGTATGGCAAAGCACATGAGATACCAGAAAATTTAAATGAGGAAATAATAGAAAGCCTTTTGCGAGCAGATATTATCCATCAAGAAAACATCAGCCATGTTGCACAAGCAAAAAAAATTATGCTATTAGTAATTGTTTTAGGGATAGTAAGCTCCTTAATTATTGGGAGAAAGCTTAGTATGTTTATCATCAATCCTTTATTAAAAATCGTAGATGTAACTAACCAAATTGCAAAGGGGAATTTAAATGTTAATTTTGCGAAAGTATCTACTAAAGATGAAGTGGGACAACTTTCCGATTCGGTCAGTAAAATGGTTAATAGTTTAAAATTATTACTTTCACAATCAACAAACTCTAGTAAACATGTATTACAATCTTCAGACCATCTTTCAACAAACATTAATCAAGTAGTTCGTTTTTCTAAAGAAATAGCAATGTCAATTCAAGAAGTTGCTACTGAAACAGATGTTTTAATCAAAGGAAATGAGAAAAGTCTTGAAGATATGAAGTACATGGCAAACGGAATTAAAGAAGTTGAAAATTACTCAAAGACTATGAAAGAAGTTTCTGAAAATGCAATAAACGAAGCGTTAAATGGAGATAGGCTAATTAAAAAGGCAAAAAAGCAAATGCTCTTAATAAGTGAAGTTGTTAATACATCTAGCGAAGAAGTACAGGGCTTAAGTATGAAAACAGAAGAAATTGGGAAAATAACAGAAGCAATTGTTCAACTTTCTTCTCAAACCAATTTATTAGCTTTAAATGCCTCAATTGAAGCTGCTAGAGCTGGAGAAGCAGGTAAGGGATTTTCTGTTGTAGCAAGTGAGGTGCGAAAACTTGCAGAACAAACGGATATCTATGCGAAACATATAACAAAAATAGCTTCACAAATTCAGGCAAGTAGCCTTCAGTCAAGGAAAGCAATGGAACAAGTGACTACTGAAGTGATACGAGGAAGTGCTATTATAGATAAAGGTAGTGAAGGTTTCAATGCAATTTATAAAAAAACGCAAGATGTATCAAACCAAATAAATTCTGTGTCAAAGCACCTAGAGTTAATGTATCAAACATCAACTAAGCTTTTTAGTAGTTTAACTTTTGTAGATTCGATTACAAGAGATTCTTGTTCCAAGTTTCAGGAGGTAGCTTCTTCTACAGAGGATCAAATGGGATCATTAAATGAAGTATTAAAATTTGCTGATTCACTTAAAGAAATGGCGATTGAATTAGACAAAGAAATAAATCAATTTAACTTGTTGTAG
- a CDS encoding YncE family protein produces MKRNRMLLIIMALIIGGAVSFLFVSNKQSLSAPIFFVANAGDGTISEIDLQSNTPVNSIKLNAEQLSHGIAISPDETTVYFGTGFQGKSLRALDVKTKQVLREKTFEEGIHGIDIHPSGKYVYVSLMAGLGHEGGQVAVIDTNTFEEVVLITTDDGPAHVSVSVDGTQIWVANVNGNSVSAIDAYTFQVLATIPVGEVPNEVALSPNLDYAIVANVRSNSLTVIDMMTFNVLSEIEVGEGVHGVTVSPDGKQVWTANNHSSDVSVIDVETLSLVTTITTGSFANHISFSPDGDLAFVTQREANNLVIIDTIDYEILRELELGKEPHEMTLKGMELNNVSKSDKTSNDNNRSKFGLNKYIVENEVFAEGIEVKAQLLSPFDEENTLLIISNIDIDPFQYFALKVEMTTHSGDLSSIPFAERTFLTNDDGGEIKADKWIVISNDSHHPQFLALFEKTVDKQPLLKNIDTKLSVKFRPFIKDELLINLSK; encoded by the coding sequence ATGAAAAGAAATCGAATGTTATTAATAATCATGGCACTGATAATCGGAGGTGCAGTCTCATTTTTATTCGTATCGAATAAACAGTCACTTAGCGCACCTATTTTTTTCGTAGCTAATGCTGGCGATGGGACTATTTCTGAAATTGATTTACAAAGTAACACCCCTGTAAATTCTATTAAACTAAATGCTGAGCAATTATCGCATGGAATAGCGATCTCTCCGGATGAGACAACTGTTTATTTCGGGACAGGGTTTCAAGGTAAGAGTTTACGTGCATTGGATGTCAAAACAAAACAAGTCTTAAGAGAGAAAACCTTTGAAGAAGGTATTCACGGCATTGATATTCACCCTTCTGGGAAGTATGTCTACGTTTCATTAATGGCTGGCCTTGGTCACGAAGGTGGACAAGTTGCTGTTATTGATACAAATACCTTTGAAGAAGTGGTGTTAATTACGACAGATGATGGACCTGCACACGTTAGTGTTTCAGTTGATGGCACTCAAATTTGGGTTGCAAATGTAAATGGGAATTCTGTTAGTGCGATTGATGCTTATACATTTCAAGTATTAGCGACGATTCCTGTTGGTGAGGTTCCAAATGAGGTAGCACTTAGTCCAAACCTAGACTATGCTATTGTAGCGAATGTTAGGTCAAATAGTTTAACAGTAATCGATATGATGACATTTAATGTTCTATCAGAAATAGAGGTTGGAGAGGGAGTGCACGGTGTAACCGTTTCTCCTGATGGTAAACAAGTTTGGACAGCGAATAACCATTCAAGTGATGTTTCTGTCATTGATGTCGAGACACTATCCTTGGTAACGACAATTACGACAGGCTCATTTGCAAATCACATTTCGTTTTCTCCGGACGGAGATTTAGCGTTTGTAACACAGCGTGAAGCGAACAATTTAGTCATTATCGATACAATCGATTATGAAATTCTAAGAGAATTAGAGTTGGGAAAAGAGCCACATGAAATGACGCTAAAAGGTATGGAGTTAAATAATGTCAGCAAATCGGATAAAACTAGTAATGACAATAATCGGAGTAAATTTGGGCTTAATAAATATATCGTTGAAAATGAAGTCTTTGCAGAAGGAATTGAGGTGAAAGCTCAACTTTTATCCCCGTTTGACGAAGAAAATACCCTTTTAATAATAAGTAATATTGATATTGACCCATTTCAATATTTTGCGCTAAAGGTTGAAATGACGACGCATTCAGGCGATCTTTCATCAATTCCGTTTGCTGAAAGAACGTTTCTAACTAATGATGATGGAGGTGAAATTAAGGCTGACAAGTGGATCGTGATTAGTAACGATTCACATCATCCGCAATTTCTAGCCTTATTCGAAAAAACGGTTGATAAACAACCACTTTTAAAAAACATTGATACAAAACTATCAGTGAAGTTTCGTCCCTTTATCAAGGATGAGTTACTAATAAATTTAAGTAAATAA
- a CDS encoding DUF2933 domain-containing protein produces the protein MLFIQDYFCSTVAVSLPSGGLYKFILMLLISPFMHFFMHIGH, from the coding sequence ATGTTATTTATACAGGATTACTTTTGCAGCACTGTTGCTGTTTCTCTGCCATCTGGAGGATTATATAAATTTATACTAATGCTTTTGATCAGTCCATTCATGCACTTTTTTATGCATATAGGTCATTAA
- a CDS encoding cell wall-binding repeat-containing protein, which translates to MKGILVLFLLIFTVSIIGGCSNDDTQDSDSDSDPGQEKIGVTEGNETKNVSIGGLLHLNTKNVTRLNSNDPFEVSVLTSQTIWPATHNANQPGTIMLAPLEEWQLSLASLNLVHHPNDGPLLFTSEGIIPDLILNEIKRLNPKGNISGTQIMVLGKLNEGELDKLNDFEVLTIAEENPAAFANEIDEFYSNLINEVPESVIIGSLDEKAKEFTIIAGSWITHMNESLLYVSETEIPAETISALEKRAGNASIYVVGPESVISNEVLNQLGQYGEVTRISGETPAQMAIEFAKFRDPKTNFGWGITSPGHGIVMVSTTIPELAITSAPFAHLGKHAPMVWLEDGKFNEEMHEYLAMLKPMFDKEPTEGPYNHGYLIGNEALVSYRVQGIIDEMLEIVPSDGGGHGDHSGH; encoded by the coding sequence ATGAAAGGGATTCTAGTTTTGTTTTTATTAATTTTTACTGTAAGTATCATTGGTGGGTGTTCAAATGATGATACCCAAGATTCAGACTCAGATTCAGATCCTGGTCAGGAAAAAATAGGAGTAACAGAAGGCAATGAAACTAAAAATGTTTCTATAGGCGGCTTGTTACATTTAAACACAAAAAATGTCACTAGGTTAAACAGTAACGATCCTTTTGAGGTATCAGTTTTAACGTCGCAAACGATTTGGCCAGCAACACACAATGCGAATCAACCAGGGACAATAATGTTAGCGCCATTAGAAGAATGGCAGTTATCCCTTGCTAGTTTAAATTTAGTTCATCACCCAAATGACGGTCCTTTACTTTTTACAAGTGAAGGCATAATTCCTGACTTAATTCTAAATGAAATTAAGAGACTAAATCCTAAAGGGAACATAAGTGGAACACAAATTATGGTATTAGGAAAATTAAACGAGGGTGAACTAGATAAATTAAATGATTTCGAAGTGTTAACAATTGCTGAGGAAAATCCAGCTGCATTTGCTAATGAAATTGATGAGTTTTATTCAAACCTTATTAACGAAGTACCAGAAAGTGTTATTATTGGCTCGCTTGATGAAAAGGCAAAAGAATTTACAATTATAGCTGGAAGCTGGATTACACATATGAATGAATCACTTTTATATGTTTCTGAGACAGAAATTCCTGCTGAAACAATTTCTGCGTTAGAAAAAAGAGCTGGAAATGCTTCTATTTACGTTGTAGGACCAGAAAGTGTGATTTCAAACGAAGTTTTAAATCAATTAGGGCAATACGGAGAGGTAACACGTATTAGTGGTGAGACCCCAGCCCAAATGGCAATTGAATTCGCAAAATTTAGAGATCCAAAAACCAATTTTGGTTGGGGGATTACAAGTCCAGGTCATGGTATTGTGATGGTTTCAACTACTATCCCGGAATTAGCGATAACTTCCGCTCCATTTGCTCATTTAGGGAAACATGCACCGATGGTTTGGCTTGAAGATGGTAAATTTAATGAAGAGATGCATGAATATTTAGCGATGCTTAAACCTATGTTTGATAAGGAGCCGACAGAAGGTCCATATAACCATGGGTACTTAATAGGAAATGAGGCGTTGGTTTCCTATAGAGTACAAGGAATTATTGATGAAATGCTTGAAATCGTTCCATCAGATGGTGGTGGTCATGGCGATCACAGTGGTCATTAA